In the Ruminococcus sp. OA3 genome, one interval contains:
- a CDS encoding polysaccharide deacetylase produces MGNDQRRNLEQLDPKQRRRIEKRRRERRKQRRRRAMMLRAATLGVLILILIGCIAGVAFGVKKGMTKKQEAKAEKEQQIQAEEAENDKRQKLIKDAELATVGYDYDKAVELLKSIENYDKDADIIAKIAAYEAAKSTLKSVNIDQVTHVFYHSLVVEPEKAFTGNDSATAGFCQWMTTVDEFNAITQQMYDNGYVLVRLHDLVNQTTDDDGTVHFTKAKILLPEGKKPFVLSLDDLSYYHSYDGRGIASKMVIGEDGKPTCEYIQDDGTVVTGAYDCIPLMNEFLEEHPDGAYRGARGTVALTGYNGILGYRTDIAYKTKENLAEDQQKWMAENPDFDWDKEVAEATKVADAIKETGWDFASHTWGHIRIGDSSLETIKADTEKWQSYVAPLVGGSDTVIFAHGQDLADWHDYTMENEKFAYFKSQGFNFYCNVDSSQYFLQIRDNYLRQGRRNLDGYRLWNDVHGEKNRTSDLFDAATVLDKKRTDVPSL; encoded by the coding sequence ATGGGAAACGACCAAAGACGAAATTTGGAACAGTTAGATCCAAAACAGCGCAGAAGAATTGAGAAAAGGCGCAGGGAACGCAGAAAACAGCGCAGGAGACGTGCTATGATGCTGCGTGCGGCAACGCTTGGCGTGCTGATTCTGATTCTGATAGGCTGCATTGCGGGAGTTGCTTTTGGCGTAAAAAAAGGAATGACGAAAAAGCAGGAGGCCAAAGCAGAGAAAGAACAGCAGATACAGGCCGAGGAAGCGGAAAATGATAAACGTCAGAAGCTCATAAAGGATGCGGAGCTTGCAACCGTCGGCTATGATTATGACAAGGCGGTGGAGCTGTTAAAGTCTATTGAAAATTATGATAAAGACGCGGATATCATTGCTAAAATAGCTGCTTACGAAGCCGCCAAATCAACGCTGAAATCGGTGAATATCGATCAGGTGACTCATGTTTTCTATCATTCGCTTGTGGTTGAACCGGAGAAGGCATTTACAGGAAACGACAGCGCAACAGCAGGATTCTGCCAGTGGATGACAACGGTGGATGAGTTCAATGCAATCACACAGCAGATGTATGACAACGGCTACGTCCTGGTCAGGCTGCACGATCTGGTGAACCAGACGACTGATGACGATGGAACGGTCCACTTTACGAAAGCCAAGATACTGCTTCCGGAAGGGAAAAAACCATTTGTACTGTCACTGGATGACCTGAGTTATTATCACAGCTATGATGGAAGAGGAATCGCATCAAAGATGGTGATCGGTGAAGACGGCAAACCTACATGTGAATATATTCAGGATGATGGAACGGTTGTAACAGGAGCGTACGACTGCATTCCTCTGATGAATGAATTTCTGGAAGAGCATCCAGACGGTGCCTACCGCGGTGCACGTGGGACGGTCGCACTGACCGGTTACAATGGCATTCTGGGATACCGGACAGATATTGCTTATAAGACAAAAGAAAATCTGGCTGAGGATCAGCAGAAATGGATGGCAGAAAACCCGGACTTTGACTGGGACAAAGAGGTTGCCGAGGCGACAAAGGTGGCAGATGCCATCAAGGAAACAGGATGGGATTTTGCCAGTCATACCTGGGGGCATATAAGGATCGGTGATTCCAGCCTTGAGACGATTAAGGCGGATACGGAAAAATGGCAGTCCTATGTGGCGCCGCTCGTGGGGGGATCTGATACAGTTATCTTTGCCCATGGACAGGACCTTGCCGACTGGCATGATTATACCATGGAGAATGAAAAGTTCGCATATTTTAAAAGCCAGGGATTTAATTTTTACTGTAATGTGGACTCTTCACAGTATTTCCTGCAGATTCGGGACAATTATCTGCGCCAGGGGAGAAGAAATCTGGATGGTTACCGTTTGTGGAACGATGTTCATGGTGAGAAGAACCGTACGAGCGATCTGTTTGATGCCGCTACGGTCCTCGATAAGAAAAGGACTGATGTTCCAAGTCTTTAA
- a CDS encoding DUF1934 domain-containing protein, which yields MTKQVLISIKGLQFMSQDGYDDDTDPVEVITVGEYYQRNGHHYVRYDEAFEGFAEDAKNLLKISGDVLEVRKKGVINVHMVFEENKKNISYYTTPFGTMQMGIAATHVKIAEAEDNIDVKIEYALEVNEEHVADCSLEMNIKSKEAKDFALS from the coding sequence ATGACAAAACAAGTATTGATCAGCATCAAAGGACTTCAGTTTATGAGCCAGGACGGCTATGATGATGATACGGATCCGGTGGAAGTGATTACGGTCGGAGAGTACTACCAGCGAAATGGACATCATTATGTCCGGTATGATGAGGCGTTTGAAGGTTTCGCGGAGGATGCAAAAAACCTGCTGAAAATCTCAGGGGATGTTCTGGAGGTCAGAAAGAAAGGCGTGATCAATGTACATATGGTGTTTGAGGAGAATAAAAAAAATATCTCTTATTACACGACACCGTTCGGCACAATGCAGATGGGCATTGCAGCCACTCATGTGAAGATTGCAGAAGCGGAAGACAACATTGATGTAAAGATTGAATATGCACTGGAAGTAAATGAGGAACACGTTGCGGACTGTTCCCTTGAGATGAATATCAAATCAAAAGAAGCCAAAGATTTCGCATTAAGCTGA
- the murI gene encoding glutamate racemase: MSIDRLAPIGVFDSGVGGLTVAREIMRNLPAERIVYFGDTARVPYGSKSKETVIRYSRQIIRFLRTQGVKAIVVACNTASALALEEIEKELEIPIIGVVKPGARVAASVTKNKRIGVIGTESTIHSHMYRSFICDIDPEITVIGKACPLFVPLVEEGWLKDPVTDEVAGRYLKELKNENIDSLILGCTHYPLLRSTVKKIMGDAVELVNPAYETARELGSLLKKLNMDNPGVKEEEFPYRFYVSDAAEKFKQFANSILPYDVRATQQVNIEEY, translated from the coding sequence ATGAGTATAGACAGACTGGCTCCGATAGGGGTCTTTGATTCCGGCGTGGGCGGTTTGACGGTTGCGCGTGAGATTATGCGGAATCTGCCTGCCGAACGGATCGTTTATTTTGGAGATACAGCTCGTGTGCCGTATGGCAGCAAATCAAAAGAGACAGTCATCCGCTACTCCCGGCAGATTATCCGTTTTCTGCGCACACAGGGTGTGAAGGCGATTGTCGTTGCCTGTAATACGGCCAGCGCGCTTGCCCTGGAAGAGATAGAGAAAGAGCTCGAGATACCGATTATCGGAGTGGTAAAACCGGGTGCACGTGTGGCAGCATCGGTTACTAAAAACAAGCGGATCGGAGTCATAGGGACAGAAAGTACAATCCACAGCCATATGTACCGAAGTTTTATCTGCGATATCGATCCGGAAATTACGGTGATCGGGAAAGCATGCCCGCTTTTTGTTCCGCTTGTTGAAGAGGGGTGGCTGAAAGACCCAGTGACAGATGAGGTCGCCGGGCGTTATCTGAAAGAGCTTAAAAACGAGAATATAGATTCTCTGATTCTGGGATGTACACATTATCCGCTGCTTCGCAGCACTGTGAAAAAGATCATGGGAGATGCGGTGGAACTGGTAAATCCGGCGTATGAGACTGCCCGGGAACTGGGTAGCCTGCTGAAAAAACTGAATATGGATAATCCAGGGGTGAAAGAGGAAGAATTCCCTTACCGTTTCTATGTGAGTGACGCAGCAGAAAAATTTAAACAATTTGCAAATTCTATCCTGCCGTATGATGTGCGTGCGACACAGCAGGTAAATATTGAGGAGTATTAG
- the spoIIR gene encoding stage II sporulation protein R, whose product MQNICLKKRNVIMSVLAVLLLCAVCAAGILIINAGAVQQGIARSVIRFHVLANSNSQEDQDLKMQVKADVVEEMQGMLKDAGSVEESRSVIEENLPRIQSYANERVKEYGYDYPVSAGLVTTWFPVKEYGDCTFPAGKYEALQIRIGEAQGRNWWCVLYPGLCFTDAVHAVVPEDKKEELSHVLTDDEYETIMNGGQVKVRFRWFS is encoded by the coding sequence ATGCAGAATATATGTTTAAAAAAAAGAAATGTGATAATGTCAGTGCTTGCGGTTTTACTGTTGTGTGCAGTATGTGCCGCTGGTATTTTGATAATAAATGCGGGAGCCGTCCAGCAGGGCATCGCCCGTTCGGTAATCAGGTTCCATGTGCTCGCAAACAGCAATTCCCAGGAAGACCAGGATTTGAAGATGCAGGTGAAAGCCGATGTAGTTGAGGAAATGCAGGGGATGCTGAAGGATGCCGGGTCAGTTGAGGAGAGCCGGTCAGTGATCGAAGAAAATCTCCCCAGGATTCAGAGCTATGCAAATGAACGGGTGAAAGAGTATGGTTATGATTATCCGGTCAGTGCCGGACTTGTAACGACCTGGTTTCCGGTAAAAGAATACGGAGACTGTACATTCCCGGCAGGAAAATATGAGGCGCTGCAGATCAGAATCGGAGAGGCGCAGGGCAGAAACTGGTGGTGTGTGCTCTATCCCGGTCTGTGCTTTACCGATGCCGTCCACGCTGTTGTACCGGAGGACAAAAAGGAAGAACTCTCACATGTTTTGACAGATGATGAATACGAAACGATCATGAACGGTGGTCAGGTGAAGGTTCGTTTCCGCTGGTTTTCCTGA
- a CDS encoding GerAB/ArcD/ProY family transporter: MFSDNHRISRRQLGRQLALGLSGTFLLVIPRLPQLYGVSGIISCVIGLLALWVYLFFMVRNTATSKSLRQRMSRPAYMVVSVFFLSYLVLSGGYLVRTVAGMIKASLVTEYSVWVIAGLLILTAVIGTGSDIQRRARIGEVSALPVIGGLFLLLVLAAFQGDGIPSEMIQRTDAGTVLRGAYDFFCAFSITGVIPFLMSNVERPQGSVKALYIGSGTAAVLAVGGLCVMQAVFGVYGMQEKEFPVTALMSAVSFPGNFLDRFDIIWMIFLLFALFYAVGTILFYSHHLVNDRDNLTVRLIFAVLVFAAAFVEWNGGSIDDLYPMAVRYLYMPLFVIFGLFVCRIRRKA, encoded by the coding sequence GTGTTTTCGGATAATCATCGAATTTCAAGACGTCAGCTGGGACGTCAGCTGGCGCTTGGGCTTTCGGGTACATTTCTGCTTGTCATACCGAGGCTGCCGCAGCTGTATGGAGTATCTGGAATCATAAGCTGTGTGATAGGGCTTTTAGCACTCTGGGTCTATCTGTTCTTTATGGTACGCAATACTGCAACATCGAAAAGCCTGAGACAGAGGATGAGCCGGCCGGCATATATGGTTGTGTCTGTCTTCTTTCTGAGCTATCTGGTACTGAGCGGAGGATACCTCGTGCGCACAGTTGCAGGGATGATCAAGGCTTCGCTGGTAACGGAATACAGTGTCTGGGTGATTGCAGGGCTCTTGATATTGACGGCTGTGATCGGGACGGGCAGTGATATCCAGAGGCGTGCAAGGATCGGCGAGGTCAGTGCGCTACCTGTCATCGGCGGACTTTTTCTGCTTCTTGTGCTGGCTGCATTTCAGGGTGACGGCATTCCTTCTGAAATGATACAGAGAACAGATGCAGGTACGGTGCTGCGCGGAGCCTATGATTTTTTCTGTGCCTTTTCGATCACAGGAGTTATCCCTTTTTTGATGAGCAATGTAGAACGTCCGCAGGGGAGCGTAAAAGCGCTGTATATAGGCAGCGGAACAGCAGCAGTCCTGGCGGTGGGAGGTTTGTGTGTGATGCAGGCGGTATTCGGTGTCTATGGCATGCAGGAGAAAGAATTTCCTGTGACGGCTTTAATGTCCGCGGTATCTTTTCCGGGAAATTTTCTGGACCGTTTTGATATTATCTGGATGATATTTCTGCTGTTTGCACTTTTTTACGCGGTGGGCACCATATTGTTTTACAGTCATCACCTGGTGAATGACAGGGATAACCTTACGGTCCGTCTGATATTTGCAGTACTTGTTTTTGCGGCAGCATTTGTGGAGTGGAACGGCGGAAGTATTGATGATCTGTATCCGATGGCAGTCAGGTATTTATATATGCCGCTGTTTGTAATATTCGGACTTTTTGTTTGCAGGATCAGGAGGAAAGCATGA
- a CDS encoding spore germination protein — MQKTATEATTPVSLNIKDNQEYVQEKCQGCDDIIQRPMKLGEGKKISCLVVYIEVAVSNMALEESVIGKLINKLWTVPDQEMYDFLKDNSLGISDVKQLDTMEEAMKAMLAGNAVMFVDGYEKAIKIGSKGYPGMGVMKAESEKVLRGSNEGFSDSVKINTSLIRKRVRSTGLKVKEMQVGLRSDTMTALVYIEDLIYPHLLEEIEERIRQYEIDGILESGMLEQLTEERWLSLFPQFQTTERPDRAAMEVLNGRIILICDNSPVALILPTTLNSFLQVSEDRYNRFEIVSFQRLIRYGAVLLAMLLSGIYLAVIRFHTQVLPTNLLLSFAEARHGVPFSSLVEVVFMELAFELIREAGVRMPGPLGGTIGIVGGLIIGDAAVSANLVSPMSVVIVALSALSSFAIPNEEFSAPFRLLKFGFIVLGGYFGIFGIVMGLYILTGHLAGLVSFGIPYLMPFVGSDLTGYHDERDALVRAPFRMLKRRPIFSRRDQRVRMKKEES, encoded by the coding sequence ATGCAGAAGACAGCGACAGAAGCAACAACCCCGGTATCTTTGAACATCAAGGATAATCAGGAATATGTGCAGGAAAAATGCCAGGGATGCGACGATATTATTCAGAGACCGATGAAACTTGGAGAAGGAAAGAAAATCTCCTGCCTGGTTGTTTATATTGAAGTTGCAGTCAGCAATATGGCGCTTGAGGAATCTGTGATCGGTAAACTGATCAATAAACTGTGGACCGTTCCGGATCAGGAGATGTATGATTTTTTAAAAGACAACAGCCTGGGAATTTCTGATGTCAAGCAGCTTGACACTATGGAAGAAGCGATGAAAGCTATGCTCGCCGGAAATGCGGTGATGTTTGTGGATGGCTACGAAAAGGCGATTAAGATTGGGAGCAAAGGTTATCCGGGCATGGGCGTGATGAAAGCCGAGTCTGAAAAGGTTCTGCGCGGTTCCAATGAGGGTTTTTCCGATTCCGTAAAAATCAACACCTCACTGATTCGCAAGCGTGTGCGCAGCACCGGATTAAAGGTAAAAGAAATGCAGGTCGGTCTGCGTTCCGATACGATGACGGCGCTTGTATATATTGAGGACCTGATATATCCGCATCTGCTGGAAGAAATTGAGGAGCGGATAAGGCAGTATGAAATTGATGGAATACTGGAGAGCGGTATGCTGGAGCAGCTGACAGAAGAAAGATGGCTGTCATTATTTCCTCAGTTCCAGACGACTGAACGGCCGGACCGCGCGGCCATGGAGGTATTGAATGGAAGAATCATTCTTATCTGCGATAATTCCCCGGTTGCACTGATTCTGCCTACAACGCTGAACAGTTTTTTACAGGTCAGTGAGGACCGCTACAATCGTTTTGAAATCGTTTCATTTCAGCGTCTGATACGGTACGGAGCAGTGCTGCTGGCGATGCTGCTGTCCGGCATTTACCTTGCAGTCATCCGGTTTCACACGCAGGTGCTGCCGACCAATCTGCTTCTCTCTTTTGCGGAGGCCAGACATGGGGTTCCCTTTTCAAGTCTGGTGGAGGTCGTATTTATGGAACTGGCTTTCGAATTGATCCGGGAAGCAGGTGTGCGGATGCCTGGTCCGCTGGGCGGTACGATCGGTATCGTGGGAGGGCTTATCATAGGTGATGCGGCCGTCAGCGCTAATCTGGTCAGCCCGATGTCGGTTGTGATCGTCGCTTTGAGTGCACTCAGTTCTTTTGCGATTCCCAATGAGGAATTTTCGGCTCCGTTTCGTCTGCTGAAGTTTGGCTTTATTGTTCTGGGCGGTTACTTTGGAATATTTGGCATCGTCATGGGACTGTATATACTGACAGGGCACCTGGCAGGTCTTGTGAGCTTTGGAATACCTTATCTGATGCCATTTGTCGGATCTGACCTGACAGGGTATCATGACGAGAGGGACGCGCTGGTACGTGCGCCGTTTCGTATGCTGAAGCGGCGGCCGATCTTTTCGCGCAGAGACCAGAGAGTGCGGATGAAAAAGGAGGAGTCATAA
- a CDS encoding GntR family transcriptional regulator, whose protein sequence is MTSDFHVSMNEYLPLRDVVFNTLRDAILHGELLPGERLMEITLANRLGVSRTPVREAIRKLELEGLVIMVPRKGAQVAQITEKDLNDVLEVRLGLEELAMQFACERIDEAQLEQIREAALEFEQVMESDDITALAQADVKFHELIYAATKNRRLIQIINNLREQMYRYRIEYLKDSTARRTLVKEHREIYEALKERDHKKANDCMRDHIENQQKAIIKSLHQSE, encoded by the coding sequence ATGACAAGTGATTTTCATGTGAGCATGAATGAATATCTGCCCCTTCGTGACGTCGTATTCAATACACTGAGGGATGCGATACTGCACGGGGAACTGCTGCCAGGGGAACGGCTGATGGAAATCACACTGGCAAACCGTCTCGGAGTCAGCAGGACACCGGTCAGAGAGGCGATCAGGAAACTGGAGCTGGAGGGGCTTGTCATCATGGTGCCTCGCAAAGGGGCGCAGGTGGCGCAGATTACAGAAAAAGACTTAAATGATGTGCTGGAAGTCCGGCTGGGGCTTGAAGAACTGGCAATGCAGTTTGCATGTGAACGGATTGATGAGGCGCAGCTGGAGCAGATCCGGGAAGCAGCGCTGGAGTTTGAGCAGGTGATGGAAAGTGACGACATCACTGCGCTGGCGCAGGCGGATGTGAAATTTCATGAATTGATCTATGCGGCGACAAAAAACAGGCGCCTGATACAGATTATTAATAATCTCAGGGAGCAGATGTACCGTTACCGCATCGAATATCTGAAAGACAGCACCGCCCGCCGGACACTTGTGAAGGAACACAGGGAAATCTATGAAGCCCTGAAAGAGAGGGACCATAAGAAAGCCAATGACTGTATGCGGGATCATATAGAGAACCAGCAGAAAGCGATCATAAAAAGTCTGCATCAAAGTGAATAA
- the ispE gene encoding 4-(cytidine 5'-diphospho)-2-C-methyl-D-erythritol kinase, with translation MRLRALAKINLGLDVVRRREDGYHEVRMIMQTIKMYDQLDMQKVKQPGIRLQTNLPYLPVNENNLVYKASKILMDEFGIREGLAIDLKKVIPVAAGMAGGSSDAAAAMMGVNKMFGLGLTRQELMLRATAIGADVPYCILRGTALAEGIGEKLTELSPMPQGYVLIGKPGINVSTKFVYGNLNAAGLTRHPDIDGMIAALAAQDFYGVASRLENVLETVTIPAYPVIADIKQKMNDWGAVNSLMSGSGPTVFGLFDDREKAEYAHTRLKKSRLVRQCFLTTFYNNGGRHE, from the coding sequence ATGCGGTTAAGAGCTTTGGCAAAGATTAATCTGGGACTTGACGTAGTCCGCAGGCGGGAGGACGGGTATCACGAAGTCCGGATGATCATGCAGACAATTAAAATGTATGATCAGCTGGACATGCAGAAAGTAAAACAGCCGGGGATACGGCTGCAGACAAATCTGCCATACCTTCCGGTCAATGAAAATAATCTGGTGTATAAGGCATCAAAGATTTTGATGGATGAGTTCGGTATCCGGGAAGGGCTTGCCATTGATCTGAAGAAAGTGATACCCGTTGCTGCCGGAATGGCCGGGGGGAGTTCGGACGCAGCAGCGGCGATGATGGGTGTTAACAAAATGTTTGGCCTTGGGCTGACCAGGCAGGAGCTGATGCTAAGGGCAACGGCGATCGGAGCGGATGTGCCTTACTGTATATTGAGGGGAACGGCGCTTGCCGAGGGAATTGGGGAAAAGCTGACGGAACTTTCACCAATGCCGCAGGGCTATGTGTTGATCGGAAAACCGGGGATCAATGTCTCCACCAAATTTGTCTATGGGAATCTGAATGCGGCAGGTCTTACCCGGCATCCGGATATCGACGGGATGATCGCCGCGCTTGCGGCACAGGATTTTTACGGTGTTGCCAGCCGTCTGGAAAACGTGCTGGAGACCGTGACGATACCGGCATATCCTGTGATAGCAGACATCAAACAGAAGATGAATGACTGGGGTGCTGTTAATTCTCTTATGAGCGGCAGCGGACCAACGGTATTCGGACTGTTTGACGACAGGGAAAAAGCGGAATATGCACACACGCGTCTGAAGAAGAGCAGACTGGTCCGGCAGTGCTTTTTGACGACGTTTTATAACAACGGAGGAAGACACGAATGA
- a CDS encoding SPOCS domain-containing protein: MELIKKNLHMLRQKSEAVNQVTFDEDYNVPDAKPDVGRMIQKKGEIQIEEVVVSDGQAKIRGNLRFYLLYVSDSEKKRIYSLSGDLPIDETLHLQGIESGDKICLKWEIEDLSLHVINSRKLNVKALVTFRASVDELAQIGLPTELKEPQDVSVKEKGIQVLGLGVHKKDTMRLKKEIALASNKPNIHEILWNDIEVRGLDIRAGQDQVFVKGELFVFALYGGDDDNDPLQWVEQAIPFSKEVECSGCREDMIPNIEISMQQTDAQVKPDVDGEERILQVEAVLELEIKIYKEEEHTLLQDVYTPHIDCVPKRIEEVLESLLVKNYSKCRVSDRVAAASTQGKILQICHSDGIIRLDEMKIVEDGIQVDGVIQVRILYIVSDDDMPFYSMESVIPFSHVVEARNIDENCIYYLRTDLEQLSTSMADSNEIEIKVVLNLNALVLSCQKESLITDIEEREIDYTKRNNMPGITCYLVQSGDTLWDIAKNFFTTIDEIKNLNQLETDEIMPQDTLILVKKVED, translated from the coding sequence TTGGAACTGATAAAAAAGAATCTGCACATGCTTCGCCAGAAAAGTGAAGCCGTCAACCAGGTTACGTTTGATGAAGACTATAATGTACCGGATGCCAAGCCCGATGTGGGACGCATGATCCAGAAAAAAGGGGAGATCCAGATTGAAGAGGTTGTCGTCAGCGACGGCCAGGCCAAGATTCGGGGAAACCTGAGATTTTATCTTCTGTATGTATCGGATTCCGAAAAGAAGAGAATATACAGTCTGAGCGGAGATCTTCCGATCGATGAGACTCTGCATCTGCAGGGAATTGAAAGCGGAGATAAAATATGCCTGAAATGGGAGATCGAAGACTTAAGTCTTCATGTGATCAACAGCAGGAAATTGAATGTCAAAGCGCTGGTGACTTTCAGGGCATCGGTTGATGAACTTGCGCAGATCGGCCTGCCGACAGAATTAAAAGAACCTCAGGATGTATCGGTCAAGGAAAAGGGCATACAGGTGCTAGGGCTTGGTGTACATAAAAAAGATACCATGCGGTTGAAAAAGGAGATAGCGCTTGCCTCAAACAAACCGAATATCCATGAAATTCTGTGGAATGATATAGAAGTAAGAGGGCTTGATATCCGGGCGGGCCAGGATCAGGTATTTGTTAAGGGAGAGCTGTTTGTCTTTGCGCTGTATGGCGGCGATGACGACAATGATCCGCTGCAGTGGGTGGAACAGGCTATTCCGTTTTCCAAAGAAGTGGAATGCTCAGGATGCCGCGAGGATATGATACCGAATATTGAGATCTCCATGCAGCAGACAGATGCGCAGGTGAAGCCGGATGTGGATGGCGAAGAGCGCATCTTACAGGTAGAAGCAGTGCTCGAACTGGAGATAAAGATTTATAAAGAAGAAGAGCACACGCTGCTGCAGGATGTATATACACCTCACATCGACTGTGTCCCAAAACGGATCGAGGAGGTTCTTGAAAGTCTTCTCGTAAAAAATTATTCGAAATGCAGAGTATCTGACCGCGTGGCAGCAGCGTCAACACAGGGTAAAATCCTGCAGATCTGTCACAGCGACGGTATCATCCGGCTGGATGAGATGAAAATCGTGGAAGACGGCATTCAGGTGGACGGTGTGATACAGGTCAGAATACTGTATATCGTGAGTGATGATGATATGCCGTTCTATTCTATGGAATCCGTGATTCCCTTTTCTCATGTGGTGGAGGCGCGTAATATTGATGAAAACTGTATATACTACCTCCGAACGGACCTGGAGCAGCTTTCTACCAGCATGGCCGACAGCAATGAGATTGAGATCAAGGTGGTGCTGAACCTGAATGCACTGGTGCTCAGCTGCCAGAAAGAATCTCTGATCACTGACATCGAGGAACGGGAGATCGATTATACAAAGCGGAACAATATGCCGGGAATCACATGTTATCTGGTGCAGAGCGGAGATACGCTGTGGGATATCGCCAAGAACTTTTTTACAACAATTGATGAGATTAAAAATTTGAATCAGCTGGAAACCGACGAAATCATGCCTCAGGATACGTTGATATTGGTAAAAAAAGTCGAAGATTAA
- a CDS encoding protease complex subunit PrcB family protein, which yields MKRLKQVLWVLTLSLVIAGCGIRNMDSEEETELSYTVVKTDEIPAEVLEIIEKQKAQEFQMTYQSEDYLYIMKGYGLQNSGGYSIKVLSLVQKGEGIVCETQLVGPSTREEMSKEVSYPYIVLKTEYRDLPVLFR from the coding sequence ATGAAACGATTGAAACAGGTGCTTTGGGTACTGACTTTGTCTCTGGTCATCGCAGGATGCGGGATCCGGAATATGGATTCTGAGGAGGAGACGGAGCTTTCTTATACCGTAGTGAAAACAGATGAGATACCGGCGGAAGTTCTGGAGATCATAGAAAAGCAGAAGGCACAGGAATTTCAGATGACATACCAGAGTGAGGATTACCTTTATATCATGAAAGGGTATGGCCTGCAGAATTCCGGAGGGTACAGCATTAAAGTGTTGAGTCTCGTGCAGAAAGGAGAGGGGATTGTCTGTGAGACGCAGCTGGTTGGTCCATCCACCCGGGAGGAGATGAGTAAAGAGGTGTCATATCCGTATATTGTTCTGAAAACCGAATACCGTGACCTGCCTGTCCTTTTCCGTTGA
- a CDS encoding lysophospholipid acyltransferase family protein: protein MLRFILIVIILVCYLILSIPLLLIEWIIGKFNTRAKDISSLRIVQAIFRLMLFVAGVKTTVIGEENVPKDRPVLYIGNHRSYFDILLTYSRCPNLTGFVAKKEMKKAPLLNFWMMYLHCLFLDRENLKEGLKTILKGIEKIKNGISIFIFPEGTRSRGDCCLDMLPFHEGSFKLATKTNCPIIPVAMNNTAEIMEAHFPKIRPCHVVIEYGKPVIPSELSKEDARHIGEYTRNIILDTLRKNESAV, encoded by the coding sequence ATGCTGAGATTTATACTAATCGTCATCATCCTGGTCTGTTATCTGATTCTCTCCATTCCGCTTCTTCTCATCGAATGGATCATCGGTAAATTTAATACCCGCGCGAAGGATATCAGCTCACTGCGAATCGTTCAGGCCATTTTTCGCCTGATGCTTTTTGTCGCCGGTGTAAAGACCACCGTGATCGGAGAAGAGAATGTACCAAAGGATCGGCCGGTGCTTTACATCGGTAATCACCGCAGTTATTTCGACATTTTGCTGACGTACTCGCGCTGTCCCAATCTGACCGGATTCGTCGCAAAAAAAGAAATGAAGAAGGCCCCTCTTCTGAATTTCTGGATGATGTATCTGCATTGTCTGTTTTTAGATCGTGAGAATTTAAAAGAAGGATTAAAGACGATTCTGAAGGGAATTGAAAAGATCAAAAATGGGATTTCCATCTTCATTTTCCCGGAGGGAACGAGAAGCAGGGGTGACTGCTGTCTTGATATGCTGCCGTTTCATGAGGGAAGCTTCAAGCTGGCAACAAAGACCAACTGTCCGATCATTCCGGTCGCAATGAACAACACGGCCGAAATCATGGAAGCACATTTTCCAAAGATCCGGCCGTGTCACGTTGTCATTGAATACGGAAAGCCTGTTATACCATCTGAGCTTTCCAAAGAGGATGCACGTCATATCGGGGAGTATACCCGAAACATCATCCTGGATACGCTCAGGAAAAATGAATCAGCCGTCTGA